The genomic region AATCGGCGAGCATCGCGATAAGAAGATCAAGGCGCTGTCCAAGGGAAATCTGCAGCGGCTGGGAGTGGCACAGTCCCTCCTGCGCGACGAGCAGATAATGATTCTCGACGAGCCGACGCACGGCCTCGACCCCGTGTGGACACAGCGATTCCGGGGAATCGTCGAAGGGCTCCGGCGGCCGGGACGGACAATAATCATCGCCTCGCACAATCTCGATGAGCTGCAGCGGCTCGCCGACCGCGTCGCAATCATCGACCGTGGCCGGCTTCAACGCCTGGTTCAGACGGGCTACGACGAGGCGACTGACACCGGCGGCAAGTATCGCCTGTCGATCGCCGCCGGGGCGCCCCGTGTGAGGGAGTTTTTTCCGGCTGCGGTCGATACCGGCGAGGGCGAGTTTGAGCTTTCAGTAGGAAGCGTCGTCGAGCTCAACGCCGCGCTCTCGCGGCTCATCGCAGGGGGGGTGCTGATTGCCGCGGTCATGCCCGCGCGTTCCGTGCTCGAGCAGCAATTCCGCGAAGCAGTAGGAGAACAGAACTGATGGCGCAGAACCTCACACGCTATGCGTACTGGCACTTCCGCGACTTCGTGAGAGAGCGCGGACTGGCGCTGATAATCACCAGCGTGCTGCTGGGGTTCACGGTGGTCGCACCGATGCGGGCGATGCTCGGCTCGAATATCGGCGAGGCCGATGCGAAGCGCATTCTGATACTCGCGCTTCCGCAGGTCGTTTTCATCGCCGCGTTCATCGCCTTGAATGGAATCGTCTCGACCGACAGGAAGCTCGGCTATTATCGCTTTCTATTCTCCAAGCCCGTCAGTATCCCCGCGTACTACACGCAGTACTTCGTCGTCTCCGTCGTTGGATTTCTCACGGTTTTCGTTTTCCTCCTCGGCGTCTTTGCGATTGTCATCAGACCAATCAATCCGGTCGGTGCGCTCGCGTTCTGCGCGCTCGTGTATCTCTCGTTCGGGGGGATTGCGTTTCTCGTCTCCAGCCTGTTCAGGTACGACTGGCCGATTCTCGCGGGGATTTACCTCGGGTCCGCCCTGGTGAACGGATTCTGGGGACTGGAAACAGGCTGGAAGCTCTTCATCCGCAACATCCTTCCGCCCCTGCACCAGCTGTCGCCCAACGACCTCGTCAATCTCGGGACGGTGGACACCCGGGCAGTTGTGTGGCTCCTCGGCTACAGCGCGATCTGCTTTGTCGCGGGACTCGTCGTCCTCTGGAAACGCCCAATCGGATGATCGGAAACGGTAGCGTCCCGATGACTTTCACTCGCGTGGCTCGCCGCCGCTACCGACAGTGGCTGCGCTGATAGAGCCAGGCTCGGTCGAGCGAGCCGTCCTCCCGAACGGATTGACGGTCCTTCTCCGGTCGGATCACTCAGCTCCGGTCGTCGCGATCGTGACGCATGTGAAAGCGGGTTACTTCGACGAGACCGACGACATCGTGGGGATCGCCCACGTTCTCGAGCACATGTTCTTCAAGGGAACGAATCGACGCGGCGTTGGCGAGATCGCGAAGGAGACAAAGGCGAGCGGCGGGTATCTGAACGCCCATACGATCTATGACAGCACAACGTATTACACGGTGCTTCCTTCGTCCGGCCTCGCGGCCGGACTCGACATCCAGGCCGACGCATACGCGAACTCCGCAATAGACGCCGCCGAGCTCACGAAGGAGCTCGAGGTGATCATCCAGGAAGTGAAAAGAAAAACGGACACGCCGGGCGCTCTCGCCGTCGAATCGCTCTACGAGCTGATACACGACGCGCATCGTATCCGCCGCTGGCGCATCGGCCACGAACCCGGCCTTCGCAGCTTGAGCCGCGAAGACCTTGTCGGGTTCTACCGGAACTTCTATCAGCCGTCCAACACCATCCTTTCGATAGTCGGCGATTTCGATACAGCGCAGACGCTGTCGCGTGTGTCGGATCTCTATGGACCGCTTCCGGACTCATCGCCGGCGCGCAATCCCGGGCCGGCTGAGCCGCCGCACGATGACTTTCGTTATCGGGAAATGTCCGGCGACATTTCCCAATCGCAGCTGGTGTTCGGATGGCGCACTCCACGTACCTTGCACGAGGATACTGCGGCGCTGGATGTAGCGGCTTCACTGCTCGGCACCGGCCGCGCTTCGCGGCTGTACCGCGCTCTGCGGGAGCGACAGCTCGCCTCGTCGGTCACGGCCTACAACTATACGCCGACCGAGCTCGGTGTCTTCGTTGTGCACGCTGAGACCAATCCCGAGCGCGCGGAGGAGGCGGCGCTCGCAATTGCGGCACAGATGCGCGCGCTCATCGAGGGCCCCATTCCCACCGCCGACCTCGAGCGTGTTCGCCATGTCTTCGAGGCTCGCTGGATCCGCCGCCTGGAAACCATGGAGGGCCAGGCAAACTATCTGCCCGAGTGGGAAGCTCTGGGAAGCTGGGAGATTGGTGAGGACTACAAAGCAGCATTCATGTCCGCGACAGCCGCCGATGTCAGGAGAGTAGCGGAGCGTTACCTCACGACGGAGCGCGCAGGTGTTGTGCTGTACCGTCCAGGTGCCTCTCCTGCCGTGGCGTCAGGTATGGATGAGATGCTCGGCATACTTCGCGGCAAGCCCGCCCGGCCGCTCGAGTCGCTGCCGCCTCGACGCCGGGCTCCGCTCACGCCTGGCGCGACCGCGCCGGCGTTCGAGCGTGAAGAGGCCGGAGTCTCCGTCTTTCGAGCTCGCAGCGGCCTTCCAGTGCTGGTGCGTCCAAAGCGCGGCTCGGCGATCGTCCACCTCGGTGTATTCGCTTCCGGAGGTGCCCGCGACGAGCCCGGTGAGCTGAAGGGAATCACCACGCTCG from Gemmatimonadaceae bacterium harbors:
- a CDS encoding ABC transporter ATP-binding protein — translated: MIELKNTSKTYRPLFGRSVTAVVDFSLDIAEGEVLGIAGPNGAGKSTLLSLLLGYLKPTSGTVLIRGMDPRAFIEKNGIGYLSELMSINPNWKAEDALTRFATLAAVPPREIPTRVNAVIEELGIGEHRDKKIKALSKGNLQRLGVAQSLLRDEQIMILDEPTHGLDPVWTQRFRGIVEGLRRPGRTIIIASHNLDELQRLADRVAIIDRGRLQRLVQTGYDEATDTGGKYRLSIAAGAPRVREFFPAAVDTGEGEFELSVGSVVELNAALSRLIAGGVLIAAVMPARSVLEQQFREAVGEQN
- a CDS encoding pitrilysin family protein; translated protein: MAALIEPGSVERAVLPNGLTVLLRSDHSAPVVAIVTHVKAGYFDETDDIVGIAHVLEHMFFKGTNRRGVGEIAKETKASGGYLNAHTIYDSTTYYTVLPSSGLAAGLDIQADAYANSAIDAAELTKELEVIIQEVKRKTDTPGALAVESLYELIHDAHRIRRWRIGHEPGLRSLSREDLVGFYRNFYQPSNTILSIVGDFDTAQTLSRVSDLYGPLPDSSPARNPGPAEPPHDDFRYREMSGDISQSQLVFGWRTPRTLHEDTAALDVAASLLGTGRASRLYRALRERQLASSVTAYNYTPTELGVFVVHAETNPERAEEAALAIAAQMRALIEGPIPTADLERVRHVFEARWIRRLETMEGQANYLPEWEALGSWEIGEDYKAAFMSATAADVRRVAERYLTTERAGVVLYRPGASPAVASGMDEMLGILRGKPARPLESLPPRRRAPLTPGATAPAFEREEAGVSVFRARSGLPVLVRPKRGSAIVHLGVFASGGARDEPGELKGITTLVARSMLKGTRRRSAAQLAEDVEMLGGRLKAGVALEGFGWTLSVPARHLAAAAELLGDVVQNAALGEDAIETERAVAVADVVAMRDDMYRYPVRLVMCAAFKGHPYAVSSLGTERSLREVSVRSVRDWYRSRVLKGTLVAGIVGDVDPAEAARIVAGEFGSLSASTPLPLPSPEWPAEMSARDDSRDKAQTALAIAFPGPARRDPDRFAARIVASIGSGLGGRFFDELRDRQSLAYTVHAFNSEHQLAGAFVAYIATSPEKEDVARAGLLAEFEKLRREPVTTDELDRAKRYAIGSRAIRQERGGAILGDMMDAWMLGTGLSELEEHDARVSAVTADDVLRLAQEYFDPARRAEGIVRGVGRTV